Proteins from a genomic interval of Spirochaetota bacterium:
- a CDS encoding acetyltransferase — MSLVRVLNNIFIVSVFLLLYVQSSIGAVDKTTYPVVFAHGMGGFDTILGYNYWGDDFGVFVGDPCDAFLEVTCNSNINTGQKSFVAQVQPLHNSEYRGAELADQIEGYMATSGTKFVNLVGHSQGGMDIRKAAKVLYQRKGYQVVKVALSISSPHRGSPLGKYVLQMGTLGDILKFIFNLYGDIVYKPGNDTVEALKQFVYEDFDPNDGKITGAKIFNQNNPVSSLYASRYVSVMTAQKGLDLNPLLLIVKALYDIDGNGYCVDDCDNDGVAGCGNGIKDDLDDDGMVGINAQQMGYRLRYNEVFLGQDYLTTDTSLGYVGNINYPNATQMISQADLIQQDHVDVIGIGPDMFDEMEFYAAVFDYIAYYD; from the coding sequence ATGTCATTAGTAAGAGTATTAAATAATATTTTCATTGTATCTGTGTTTTTATTGCTATACGTTCAGAGTTCTATTGGCGCAGTTGATAAAACTACGTATCCGGTGGTATTTGCGCATGGCATGGGAGGATTTGATACTATTTTAGGGTACAATTACTGGGGAGATGACTTTGGTGTATTTGTTGGTGATCCCTGTGATGCATTCCTTGAAGTTACCTGCAATTCAAATATCAATACTGGGCAAAAATCCTTTGTAGCTCAAGTGCAGCCTCTGCACAATTCAGAATATCGTGGAGCAGAGTTAGCTGATCAAATTGAAGGATATATGGCAACCAGTGGTACAAAGTTTGTTAATTTAGTTGGCCATTCCCAGGGTGGGATGGATATTCGTAAAGCTGCAAAAGTTCTATACCAGCGAAAGGGATATCAGGTTGTGAAAGTTGCCCTAAGTATATCCTCACCACATAGGGGCTCGCCACTTGGCAAGTATGTTCTCCAGATGGGAACACTGGGAGATATATTAAAGTTTATCTTTAATCTCTATGGCGATATTGTGTATAAACCGGGCAATGATACTGTTGAAGCATTGAAACAATTTGTATATGAAGACTTTGACCCCAATGATGGAAAAATCACAGGAGCAAAAATTTTTAATCAAAATAATCCGGTGTCATCGTTGTACGCATCTCGATATGTATCGGTGATGACAGCTCAGAAAGGGTTGGATTTAAATCCGCTTCTTCTGATCGTTAAAGCGCTATACGATATTGATGGCAATGGCTATTGTGTGGATGATTGTGATAATGATGGAGTGGCAGGCTGTGGCAACGGAATAAAAGATGACCTGGATGATGATGGCATGGTGGGAATCAATGCGCAACAGATGGGATATCGCTTACGATATAATGAAGTTTTTCTGGGACAGGATTATCTTACTACTGACACATCATTAGGATATGTTGGCAACATCAACTATCCCAATGCAACGCAGATGATTTCACAAGCAGATCTGATACAACAAGATCATGTGGATGTTATAGGAATTGGCCCGGATATGTTTGATGAAATGGAGTTTTATGCAGCAGTATTTGATTATATTGCATATTATGATTAA
- a CDS encoding acetyltransferase, with amino-acid sequence MKRGLLIIATIIVAIALIPYGVFAAVPRTTYPVVFAHGMAGFDDILGYDYWGNDFGVFVGDPCDEFLEVTCNGNIDSGQKSFVAQVQPFHSSEYRGTQLANQIESYMATSGAQYVNLVGHSQGGLDLRKAAKVLYQRKGYTVVKVALSISSPHRGSPVAKYILDLGPGVTSVIAALATIYGNVVYRSGNDCYAAAKQMVYNDYSASDGVTTGMKVFNNAYPVSSTYAARYVSIITAQTGLDVNPALFLLRNGFYNIDGDGYCTDDCDNDGAAGKGNGTRTDLDDDGLVGINSQQMGYRLKLNDVFLGQDYLTTDTALGYVSSINYPNSAQMTSTNDIVVQDHLDVIGVGPDMFDEMEFYAAVFDYIAYYD; translated from the coding sequence ATGAAAAGGGGTTTGCTTATTATTGCAACGATTATAGTTGCTATCGCTCTTATCCCTTATGGGGTTTTTGCTGCAGTACCACGCACCACATATCCAGTAGTATTTGCCCATGGTATGGCTGGATTTGATGATATTTTGGGGTACGATTACTGGGGTAATGATTTTGGAGTATTTGTTGGTGATCCTTGTGATGAATTTTTAGAAGTAACCTGTAATGGAAATATCGATAGTGGCCAGAAATCCTTCGTGGCACAGGTGCAACCGTTCCACTCATCGGAATACCGCGGTACACAGCTTGCCAATCAGATTGAAAGCTATATGGCTACAAGTGGTGCACAATATGTTAATCTTGTAGGGCACTCACAGGGTGGACTTGACCTGCGTAAGGCTGCTAAGGTCCTGTATCAGCGAAAAGGGTATACTGTGGTAAAAGTTGCGCTTTCCATTTCTTCACCACATCGTGGTTCGCCGGTGGCAAAGTATATTCTGGATTTGGGACCGGGAGTAACAAGTGTTATAGCTGCACTTGCAACTATTTATGGTAATGTTGTCTACAGGTCGGGCAATGATTGTTATGCAGCAGCCAAACAGATGGTATATAATGACTACAGCGCATCAGATGGCGTAACAACTGGCATGAAGGTGTTCAATAACGCGTATCCTGTAAGCTCTACATACGCAGCACGCTATGTATCCATAATCACTGCACAGACAGGACTTGATGTAAATCCGGCACTATTTTTGTTGCGCAACGGCTTTTATAACATTGATGGTGATGGATATTGTACGGATGATTGTGACAATGATGGTGCAGCAGGTAAAGGAAATGGCACGCGTACAGATCTTGATGATGACGGCCTTGTAGGTATAAATTCACAGCAAATGGGATACAGGTTAAAACTTAATGATGTATTTTTAGGACAGGATTATCTGACAACTGATACCGCACTGGGCTATGTTAGTAGCATAAATTATCCAAATAGTGCACAGATGACATCAACAAATGACATTGTAGTGCAGGACCATCTGGATGTCATTGGTGTTGGTCCGGATATGTTTGATGAAATGGAGTTTTATGCAGCAGTGTTTGATTATATTGCCTACTATGATTGA